From Coffea arabica cultivar ET-39 chromosome 9c, Coffea Arabica ET-39 HiFi, whole genome shotgun sequence, one genomic window encodes:
- the LOC113708495 gene encoding purine permease 21-like, producing the protein MEEARKQPSCTTSTEAKEILPTENIKTPLQSNARWLRTYKWWFQVAIYILFLLSGQAVGTLLGRLYFDKGGNSTWLATLTLTMGFPMLLPFRFHSSLQNHNADYSRVQQPSVLVLTSIYVFLGLCTAGDSVLYSLGLKYLPVSTYSLICASQLAFNAVFAFFLNAQKLTFFIINSLVLLTISSIVLVIHNDTEDSSNNSKNKYTLGIICTVAASALYAFVLSFTELTCQKILKSKTFRVIIDLTFYESLVATLAIVVGLFASGEWKSLKSEMQDFRLGKVSYIMTILWTGISWQVFNIGCNGLIFKVSSLFSNVISVVGLPVDPVLAVVVFHDKVTAAKVVSLLLALWGFMSYAYQHYLDDLKAKAKRKCPREVTEDSITEI; encoded by the coding sequence GTACGGAAGCTAAAGAGATATTGCcaactgaaaatatcaaaaCTCCCTTGCAGTCAAATGCACGTTGGCTTAGAACGTACAAATGGTGGTTTCAAGTGGCCATCTACATATTATTTCTCCTCTCTGGCCAGGCCGTTGGTACTCTTTTGGGCAGATTATACTTTGATAAGGGCGGAAACAGTACGTGGTTAGCAACATTGACACTAACTATGGGCTTCCCCATGCTCCTACCCTTCCGCTTCCATTCTTCCTTACAGAATCATAATGCAGATTATAGTAGAGTCCAACAGCCTTCCGTTCTTGTCCTTACTTCAATTTATGTCTTTCTTGGGCTGTGTACAGCTGGGGATTCCGTGTTATACTCACTTGGCCTAAAATACCTTCCAGTCTCGACTTATTCTCTGATATGTGCAAGCCAATTAGCATTCAACGctgtttttgcatttttcctGAATGCACAGAAGCTTACCTTTTTCATAATAAactctcttgtattgctaaccATTTCTTCCATAGTCCTGGTAATCCACAATGATACTGAAGATTCCAGTAACAACTCCAAGAACAAATACACATTAGGCATTATATGCACGGTTGCTGCATCTGCTTTATATGCATTTGTGCTTTCATTCACTGAACTCACGTGTCAGAAGATACTTAAAAGTAAAACTTTCAGAGTCATTATTGATCTCACATTCTACGAGTCCTTAGTTGCAACACTTGCAATCGTAGTGGGGCTTTTTGCGAGTGGAGAATGGAAGAGTTTGAAATCAGAGATGCAGGATTTTAGACTGGGGAAAGTGTCGTATATCATGACTATTCTTTGGACTGGGATATCATGGCAGGTTTTCAACATCGGTTGCAATGGACTGATTTTCAAGGTCTCTTCCCTGTTCTCCAATGTCATTAGTGTTGTTGGCTTGCCAGTTGATCCAGTTCTAGCTGTGGTAGTTTTCCACGACAAGGTGACTGCTGCCAAAGTAGTATCCCTCCTGTTAGCCCTGTGGGGATTTATGTCTTATGCCTATCAGCACTATCTTGATGATCTGAAGGCCAAGGCCAAAAGAAAGTGTCCGAGGGAAGTCACAGAAGATTCGATCACAGAAATATAA